In Stenotrophomonas sp. ASS1, the following proteins share a genomic window:
- a CDS encoding PspC domain-containing protein yields the protein MNTTPRTLSRSLNDRMIAGVMGGIAHRFGWNATLVRIVFVLVSIGSAAFPGILVYLILWLLIPNEAD from the coding sequence ATGAACACCACGCCGCGCACGCTGTCGCGTTCATTGAACGACCGCATGATTGCCGGCGTGATGGGCGGCATTGCCCATCGCTTCGGCTGGAATGCCACCCTGGTACGGATCGTGTTCGTGCTGGTCTCGATCGGCTCGGCGGCCTTCCCCGGCATCCTGGTCTACCTGATCCTGTGGCTGCTGATTCCCAACGAGGCCGATTGA
- a CDS encoding YfeK family protein: MMSQRFTLLLATLLLAAPVAHAAPSTDARREIAQLISSLDGSQCRFQRNGSWYDGSDARSHLQRKYDYLLKKNMVDSAEQFIERAASQSSMSGKPYRIQCPGQPEQTAAAWFGARLQALRHRAP, from the coding sequence ATGATGTCGCAACGGTTCACGCTGCTGCTTGCCACGCTGCTGCTGGCAGCACCTGTTGCCCACGCCGCACCCAGTACGGATGCACGCCGGGAGATCGCCCAGCTGATCTCCAGCCTGGACGGCTCCCAGTGCCGGTTCCAGCGCAATGGCAGCTGGTACGACGGCAGCGATGCGCGGTCGCACCTGCAGCGCAAGTATGATTATCTGCTGAAGAAGAACATGGTGGACAGCGCCGAGCAGTTCATCGAGCGCGCCGCCAGCCAGAGCAGCATGAGCGGCAAGCCCTATCGCATCCAGTGCCCGGGGCAGCCTGAACAGACTGCAGCCGCCTGGTTCGGCGCGCGCCTGCAGGCCCTGCGCCACCGCGCTCCGTAG
- a CDS encoding class III poly(R)-hydroxyalkanoic acid synthase subunit PhaC — protein sequence MKGPLGFNADDLMQETLAMQRKLMEGLKLLPQVEDVDYGVTAREEVWRDDKVVLYRFVGEQTPTRRTPLLIVYALVNRPYMVDLQADRSLVQKLLALGQDVYVLDWGYPDRSERFQTLEDYLLRYIDGAVDALRARSGGPVDLLGICQGGVFALCYAALRRQKLGKLITMVTPVDFHTADNMLSHWARQVDVDLLVDTLGNIPADLMNASYLMLKPFRLNVQKYVGLLDILDDKAALEDFLRMEKWIFDSPDLAGEAFRDFIKQFYQGNGLVNGTVRIGEEAVDLSQVTLPVLNIYAEQDHLVPPDASRAMRGRLGTEDYTESSFRGGHIGIYVSGRAQREVPATIDGWLKARDV from the coding sequence ATGAAAGGACCGCTGGGCTTCAACGCCGATGACCTGATGCAGGAAACCCTGGCCATGCAGCGCAAGCTGATGGAAGGGCTGAAGCTGCTGCCGCAGGTGGAAGACGTGGACTACGGCGTGACCGCGCGCGAGGAAGTCTGGCGCGACGACAAGGTGGTGCTGTACCGCTTCGTCGGCGAACAGACACCGACCCGCCGCACGCCGTTGCTGATCGTCTACGCGCTGGTCAACCGGCCGTACATGGTCGACCTGCAGGCCGATCGCTCACTGGTACAGAAGCTGCTGGCGCTGGGGCAGGACGTCTACGTGCTGGACTGGGGTTACCCGGATCGCTCGGAGCGCTTCCAGACCCTGGAGGACTACCTGCTGCGCTACATCGATGGCGCGGTCGATGCGCTGCGCGCGCGCAGTGGTGGACCGGTCGACCTGCTCGGCATCTGCCAGGGCGGCGTGTTCGCGCTGTGCTATGCCGCGCTGCGCCGACAGAAGCTGGGCAAGCTGATCACCATGGTCACCCCGGTCGATTTCCACACCGCCGACAACATGCTCTCGCACTGGGCGCGGCAGGTGGATGTGGACCTGCTGGTTGACACGCTGGGCAACATCCCGGCCGACCTGATGAATGCCAGTTACCTGATGCTCAAGCCGTTTCGCCTCAACGTGCAGAAGTACGTCGGCCTGCTCGACATTCTCGATGACAAGGCCGCGCTGGAGGATTTCCTGCGCATGGAGAAGTGGATCTTCGATTCACCGGACCTGGCGGGCGAGGCGTTCCGCGACTTCATCAAGCAGTTCTACCAGGGCAACGGGCTGGTGAACGGCACGGTGCGGATCGGCGAGGAAGCGGTGGATCTGTCGCAGGTGACCTTGCCGGTGCTGAACATCTATGCCGAGCAGGACCATCTGGTGCCGCCGGATGCCTCGCGCGCAATGCGTGGGCGCCTGGGCACCGAGGACTACACCGAGTCCAGTTTCCGTGGCGGCCATATCGGCATCTACGTGTCCGGTCGCGCGCAGCGCGAAGTGCCGGCCACGATCGATGGCTGGTTGAAGGCGCGCGACGTGTAA
- the phaE gene encoding class III poly(R)-hydroxyalkanoic acid synthase subunit PhaE, whose protein sequence is MTSSAHDAGSSDFETLARQYFGAWGDALRHASTPGAPAGDDPGSWQRLFDWWGQLLPEQGQGAPEDAVRRFREQAGSWYGTMQEVAARFAGRDASSADVAQAWREAVQGQGDGMLQWMLQGARGSTHAGAAVPEFAAWLQQFQLQAGPWLQSPAFGPGREHQARWQALLRAQEEYQQHSRAYVDQIKQALDEAFALFEQRLAEHEQPGSQLTSARAMFDLWIEVAEEAYAKVAMSEPFQQVYAALGNAQMRLRAGLQREVEQMSERIGLPTRSEMDAAHRRIAELERSLRRLQAQVAAMAGRGEVDPVAQPAPAKVKPVARKAAKKAAPAKKAPAKKAAPKAAPRTSTRTRDR, encoded by the coding sequence ATGACCAGCTCGGCCCACGACGCCGGCAGCAGTGATTTCGAAACCTTGGCCCGGCAGTACTTCGGCGCCTGGGGCGATGCCCTGCGCCACGCCAGCACGCCCGGTGCGCCGGCAGGTGACGACCCCGGCAGCTGGCAACGGCTGTTCGACTGGTGGGGCCAGCTGTTGCCCGAGCAGGGGCAGGGCGCGCCGGAAGATGCCGTGCGCCGCTTCCGCGAACAGGCGGGCAGCTGGTACGGCACCATGCAGGAAGTGGCCGCGCGTTTCGCCGGCCGCGACGCCAGCAGTGCCGATGTGGCACAAGCCTGGCGCGAGGCGGTGCAGGGGCAGGGCGACGGCATGCTGCAGTGGATGCTGCAGGGCGCCCGTGGCAGCACCCACGCTGGCGCCGCTGTACCGGAGTTTGCCGCCTGGCTGCAGCAGTTCCAGCTGCAGGCCGGTCCGTGGCTGCAGAGCCCGGCGTTCGGGCCCGGCCGCGAGCACCAGGCGCGCTGGCAGGCGCTGCTGCGGGCGCAGGAGGAATACCAGCAGCATTCACGCGCCTACGTCGATCAGATCAAGCAGGCACTGGACGAGGCCTTCGCGCTGTTCGAGCAGCGCCTGGCCGAGCACGAGCAGCCGGGCAGCCAGCTGACCAGCGCCCGCGCAATGTTCGACCTGTGGATCGAAGTGGCCGAGGAGGCCTACGCCAAGGTCGCCATGTCCGAACCGTTCCAGCAGGTGTATGCCGCGCTGGGCAACGCTCAGATGCGCCTGCGCGCCGGCCTGCAGCGCGAGGTGGAACAGATGAGTGAACGGATCGGCCTGCCGACCCGCAGTGAGATGGACGCCGCGCACCGCCGCATCGCCGAGCTGGAGCGCAGCCTGCGCCGCCTGCAGGCACAGGTGGCGGCCATGGCCGGAAGGGGCGAGGTCGATCCGGTGGCACAGCCGGCGCCGGCGAAGGTGAAGCCGGTCGCGCGCAAGGCCGCGAAGAAGGCCGCGCCGGCAAAGAAGGCGCCTGCGAAAAAGGCTGCACCAAAGGCAGCGCCCCGTACTTCCACGCGGACGCGTGACCGATGA
- a CDS encoding CDP-alcohol phosphatidyltransferase family protein, with protein sequence MKRHFSMLREFQLADWFTLANAFCGTGAVFAAMRFLQDGERGYLLFGMALIPLAFIFDALDGRIARWRKSSSTLGRELDSLSDVISFGVAPAALAYACGMQGGWDWLVLSYFVCCGVSRLARYNVTAEALAGDEGKVAYFEGTPIPTSLVLVIVLAIAAGTDAIGQNIWFGQWQIGPWQLHPMVLLFALSGSLMISKTLRIPKP encoded by the coding sequence ATGAAACGTCACTTCTCGATGCTGCGCGAATTCCAGCTGGCCGACTGGTTCACCCTGGCCAATGCTTTCTGCGGCACCGGTGCGGTCTTTGCCGCAATGCGCTTCCTGCAGGACGGCGAGCGCGGCTACCTGCTGTTCGGCATGGCGTTGATCCCGCTGGCTTTCATTTTCGACGCCCTCGATGGGCGCATCGCGCGCTGGCGCAAGTCCAGCTCCACCCTGGGCCGCGAGCTGGACTCGCTGTCCGACGTGATCTCCTTCGGTGTGGCCCCGGCGGCGCTGGCCTACGCCTGCGGCATGCAGGGCGGCTGGGACTGGCTGGTGCTGAGCTATTTCGTCTGCTGCGGCGTCAGCCGCCTGGCGCGCTACAACGTCACCGCCGAGGCGCTGGCCGGCGACGAGGGCAAGGTCGCGTATTTCGAGGGCACCCCGATCCCGACCAGCCTGGTGCTGGTGATCGTGCTGGCGATCGCCGCCGGTACCGATGCCATCGGCCAGAACATCTGGTTCGGCCAGTGGCAGATCGGCCCGTGGCAGCTGCACCCGATGGTGCTGTTGTTCGCCCTGTCCGGGTCGCTGATGATCAGCAAGACCCTGCGTATCCCCAAGCCATGA
- a CDS encoding class I SAM-dependent methyltransferase, producing the protein MMMLDAPTLAAQLRQPHGEAALAVADSMNRSNSALNLAAIGLLAVGTGERVLEIGPGNAAFAPLMLQATGSHYLGIELSTAMVEAGNQRLASAGLAERAAMRHGDAHALPVADAAMDAALAVNTLYFWPNLASVLDELARVLRRGGRLCLAFGDASFMRSLPFAADFQLHELDAVELALRVSGFRVSAWRSHRESAAGNDGQIREKHFHLLLAQRR; encoded by the coding sequence ATGATGATGCTGGATGCTCCCACTCTGGCCGCACAGCTGCGGCAGCCCCATGGCGAGGCCGCGCTGGCGGTGGCTGACTCGATGAACCGCAGCAACAGCGCACTCAACCTGGCCGCGATCGGGCTGCTGGCCGTCGGTACTGGCGAACGGGTCCTGGAGATCGGCCCCGGCAATGCGGCCTTCGCGCCGCTGATGCTGCAGGCCACCGGCAGCCACTATCTGGGTATTGAGCTGTCCACCGCCATGGTCGAGGCCGGCAACCAGCGCCTGGCCAGCGCCGGGTTGGCCGAGCGTGCCGCGATGCGACACGGCGACGCTCATGCGCTGCCGGTCGCCGATGCCGCGATGGATGCCGCGCTGGCGGTCAACACCCTGTACTTCTGGCCGAACCTGGCGTCGGTGCTGGACGAGCTGGCGCGGGTGCTGCGCCGGGGCGGCCGCCTGTGCCTGGCCTTTGGCGACGCCAGCTTCATGCGAAGCCTGCCATTTGCTGCCGACTTCCAACTGCATGAGCTGGACGCGGTGGAGCTGGCGCTGCGTGTGTCGGGCTTCCGCGTCTCGGCCTGGCGCAGCCACCGGGAATCCGCAGCCGGCAATGACGGCCAGATCCGCGAAAAGCACTTCCATCTGCTGCTGGCACAGCGGCGCTGA